The Paenibacillus yonginensis genome segment TGATTCCTTACGGATCAGGGGTTCTGTGGCATAAGCGGGATACGGACCTAAGCTGAAAAGGTCTCTGGCAAGCCCGGTTACGGGTGCCGGGTTACTTTTTCAAATACCGCTCCTTCAAGATCCCAAGCGTATGCAGCTCGTGCCCGGCAATAATATAAGCCAGCGCCCGCACCGTGGTCGGGTTCCCGTTAACCGTACCTTTGCGCGGCCAGGCCTCTTCGGATAATCCGCTGAGCAGCGTCAAGGTGGCGGTCCGCACAGCCGTATAATCTTTGGCGATCTCTTCGAAAGTCCGGCTGACCACGGCCGCGTTGCTTACATATTCATTTTCGTCAAAGCCGGGCAGCGGCGTTTGATCCCCTCTTGCCACACAAAGCAAACGGTAGCTCATGATCCGCTCGGTCTCGATCATATGTCCCAATACCTCTTTAAACGTCCATTTCTCCGGTGCGTAGCGATATTCCCCAAGCTCCTCGGGAAGCTGATCGATCCAGTCTCCCACATCATTCAGCTTGCCGGCCAGCAAATCTGTAATTTCCCCGTCAGGGACCAGCTCTATGTATCCTTGATAATAAGCGGGATATTCCTCCGCTGAAGGTCTGTTGACCATACGATCTACCACCTTTTTTTGTTTTTCTGCTGCTATTTTTTCTTAACGATACTACAAAAAAGCTACAAAATCAGCCTTTGATTTTACGGCAGACGGTTATAGAGCCGCATCCCTACTCCCTACTTTCTACTTTCTGTGCTCCGCAGCCAGCTTGCCGCTTTGCGAATCGATCCTGAAGCCATCAATATTAAAATAACGATTCCCTTCCCACTTCACCACGCTTTCCTCCCTATAAGGCCCTGTATAAAGAAGTTTGGTGCGGATAAAGGGTCCATACAGCGTGCCGAGTTCTCCATGTGCGGCTCCTCCTGCAGCGCCGGAGTCGATCATTTTGACCAAAACCACATGCCTTCCATCCGGCGACACGGCCTCTGCCAAAGTGAGCTGAGCAACAATCCCTTTAATCAGGAGAACGAGCAGCAGCAGCAGCAGAACCACTGGCAGATGCAGCAGACCGCCGGTTACTTTTAAAGCGGCATGAGCCTGGCCTGAAGCCAGCCAGGGAACCAGCACAATCCAGGGCAGAACCAGCATCGGATAGGACAGACAGCCAAGGAGCAAAAGGACCTCCAGCCCGATCATCGCCAAGGCGGATTTATTCCCCCAGCCCTTTGACTTCGCATAAATCCGCCACACCAGATAAAGAACCGATACGATATATAAAATTAAAGCAGCACGCTGCAGGCCTGGATTTCTCCAGTAAATATGAAGAAAATAACCCGCTGCAAACAGACCAACATAAACGATACCTGCATAAGTCAGACCTGCATAACTTAGTTGAGCACGTTTGGAGAGACGCAGGAGCATCAATAGCCCACCTTCCAAATCATGTATTCTTTATTAGAAGAACGCAAATCCCCTCCTCAGAGTTACATGGGTTATCCAAAAAAATGCAAAAAAACCACCCCTCCCTTGTTAAAACTTATCTAACAAGGAAGGGGCAGTCTGAATTTGAATCATCTGAACCCCTATTTCCAAAAGAGGATTGCCCTTTCCATCCTCTTACCCGGCCCGCTCCCGCTTCAGCTCGATATACCGGGTCATCACATATTTGCGGGCATCGGCCGTAAGGAGAACCAAGTCGATACGGGCCGCCGTCGGGCTGACAGGGGGACTGTCTGCGGAAACCGCCGCGGCTGAACCCCCCGTCTCCCATATAAACGTCACGACGGCCCCGTCCAGATTCTCCTGAAGATCCTGAATCCGGTAGCCTTTAAATAACAAATTATCGATCTCCCGCCGTTCTTGCTCGTATTCTTCAAAAGCGCTCATGTCAGCTCACGCTCCCGCTTGGCTGTGCTGCAGCCGGAGAAGCTGCCGATTCGCCAAACCGGCTGCGGCGCAAATATTGCCCCCGGCCTGCTTGACCGACAAACCTTTTGTCCCGGATCACAAATTCGCCGCGGCTTAATACGGATACCGGCTCGCCTTTTACCTCCATGCCTTCAAAAGCACTGTAATCCACCTTCATATGGTGGGTCTCCGCCGACAAGGTCCGGGTGACAGACGGGTCAAAAAGGACTATGTCCGCATCGCTCCCCACTGCGATCGTGCCTTTGCGCGGGAATAACCCGAACAGCTTTGCGCTTGTTGTGGACACAATGTCTACGAACTGGTTGAGCGTAAGACGACCTTTCTCCACCCCTTCAGAATACAAAAGCGTAAATCGGTCCTCGATGGTCGGACCTCCGTTCGGAATTTTCGAGAAGTCGCCGCGGCCCAATTCCTTTTGTCCTTTAAAATTAAAGGAGCATTGATCGGATCCCAGCGTCTGCAGCCCGCCACTGGCCAAGGCGCTCCACAGCACCTCCTGGTTCCACGCTTCACGCAGCGGAGGCGACCACACATATTTGGCGCCTTCAAAATCCGGTTTCTCCAGATACGACTGATCGAGCACCAAATACTGCGGACAGGTCTCGCCGTAAATGCGCAGTCCTTTCTTGCGGGCCTCGGCAATTTTCAGGGCGGCTTCGGCGCAGGTCACGTGCACCACGTAGAGCTGGGCGCCGGTCAGCTCGGTTAAATAAATCGCTCGGCCAGTCGCTTCCCCCTCCAGCTCAGGCGGCCGGGTCAGCGCATGATAGATCGGATCGGTCTGCCCCGCCTCCAAAGCCTGCTCCACCAGATATTCGATCACATCGCCGTTCTCGGCATGCACCATAACAAGCGCGCCTTCCTGCTTGGCCATTTGCAGCGTCTTGAACAAGGTGCCATCGTCGGCCTGAAAGGTATTTTTGTAAGCCATAAATACCTTCAGCGAAGTGATGCCTTCATTCTCAATCATTTGCGGCAGCTCCTCCAGCACCGCATCGCTAAGCTCGGAGACCATCAGATGAAAGCCATAATCAATGACGGCCTTGTCGCGGGACTTGGCATGCCAAATGTCAACCGCCTTGCCGAGCGGCTCGCCTTTGCTCGTCAGACAGAAGTCGATCACCGTCGTGGTGCCGCCGAACGCCGCGGCAATCGTGCCGCTTTCGAAATCATCCACGGTCACGGTGCCGCCAAACGGCATATCCAGATGGGTATGCGGATCAACGCCTCCCGGGAATACATAACAGCCGGACGCATCAATGATCTCCGCGCCCGCCGCCGGCAGATCAAGGCCAATGGCCGTAATGACACCATTTTCAATTAATATGTCTCCTTTATAAGTGTCTGCCGCCGTTACGATTACGCCATTTCGGATAAGCTTCCTGGTCATGCTCAAACCACCTCCGCTTCAGAATAAGAACCATTCATGCGGGCAATTTCCCGCTGCCGTTCATTCCAGGTCATCGGCGCAAGACCGCTGTCCACCTCTACCATCTCGATGGCTCCTTCAGCCGGACAAACAATGGAACATAAATTGCAGCCGACACAATCCTCTTCCCGCACCTGCAGGATATCTCTTCCCTCTTCATTCGTCAGCATATCGATACATTGATGGGAAGTATCCTCGCAGGCGATATGGCATTTGTTGCAGTTGATGCAGTGGTCGGGATTGATCCTGGCAACCACTTTATAATTCAGGTTAAGATCGCCCCAGTTCGAATAACGCTGCACGGATTGGCCGATCAGCTCCGTCACAGACAGCAAGCCCTTCTCATCCAAATAATGAGTCAAACCGTCGATCATATCCTCGACGATCCGGAAGCCATGGTGCATCGCTGCCGTACAAACCTGGATGCCGGTAGCGCCCATCAGCATAAATTCGACGACATCCTGCCAGGTTGAAATGCCGCCGATGCCGGAAATCGGTACCCCCACCTCCGGGTTCCGGGCACATTCGGCTACCATGTTAAGCGCAATCGGCTTTACGGCAGGTCCGCAGTAACCGCCATGCGCGCCTTTGCCCCCCACATGCGGAATCGTATTCCATGTATGGATATCTACACCGGCTAAACTATTTATGGTATTAATCATACTTACGGCATCCGCCCCGCCTTTAACGGCGTGGCGGGCAACGACGGTAATGTCGGTAATGTTCGGCGTCAGCTTGACGATCACCGGCGTCCGCGCCACTTCCTTAACCCAATAAGTTTGGGCTTCAACGAGGTCGGGCTGCTGGCCGGAAGCTGCGCCCATCCCGCGTTCGGCCATTCCATGCGGACAGCCGAAGTTGAGCTCCAGCCCGTCTACGCCGACATCCTCGACTCTTTTGACGATTTCATGCCATTTATGCTGCTTCGGCTCGACCATCAGCGAAGCGATAACGGCGCGGTCCGGGAACCGTTTCTTCGTCTCGGCAATCTCCTTCAGATTCACCTCCAGCGGTCGGTCGGTGATAAGCTCGATGTTGTTGAAGCCGGCAACACGTTGTCCGTTGAAATTAACCGCCGCGAACCGGGCCGATGTATTGATAATCGGATCGCCCAGCGTCTTCCATACCGCTCCTCCCCAGCCTGCCTCAAAAGCCCGCTGAACCTGATAACCGGTATTGGTCGGCGGCGCCGAAGCCAGCCAGAACGGGTTCGGCGACTGAATGCCCGCCAGATTGATTCTCAAATCCGCCATGTGATGACCTCCTTATAAGTGGACGGGATAAAGGGCCCTGG includes the following:
- a CDS encoding DinB family protein, whose amino-acid sequence is MVNRPSAEEYPAYYQGYIELVPDGEITDLLAGKLNDVGDWIDQLPEELGEYRYAPEKWTFKEVLGHMIETERIMSYRLLCVARGDQTPLPGFDENEYVSNAAVVSRTFEEIAKDYTAVRTATLTLLSGLSEEAWPRKGTVNGNPTTVRALAYIIAGHELHTLGILKERYLKK
- the hydA gene encoding dihydropyrimidinase, which codes for MTRKLIRNGVIVTAADTYKGDILIENGVITAIGLDLPAAGAEIIDASGCYVFPGGVDPHTHLDMPFGGTVTVDDFESGTIAAAFGGTTTVIDFCLTSKGEPLGKAVDIWHAKSRDKAVIDYGFHLMVSELSDAVLEELPQMIENEGITSLKVFMAYKNTFQADDGTLFKTLQMAKQEGALVMVHAENGDVIEYLVEQALEAGQTDPIYHALTRPPELEGEATGRAIYLTELTGAQLYVVHVTCAEAALKIAEARKKGLRIYGETCPQYLVLDQSYLEKPDFEGAKYVWSPPLREAWNQEVLWSALASGGLQTLGSDQCSFNFKGQKELGRGDFSKIPNGGPTIEDRFTLLYSEGVEKGRLTLNQFVDIVSTTSAKLFGLFPRKGTIAVGSDADIVLFDPSVTRTLSAETHHMKVDYSAFEGMEVKGEPVSVLSRGEFVIRDKRFVGQAGRGQYLRRSRFGESAASPAAAQPSGSVS
- the preA gene encoding NAD-dependent dihydropyrimidine dehydrogenase subunit PreA, whose translation is MADLRINLAGIQSPNPFWLASAPPTNTGYQVQRAFEAGWGGAVWKTLGDPIINTSARFAAVNFNGQRVAGFNNIELITDRPLEVNLKEIAETKKRFPDRAVIASLMVEPKQHKWHEIVKRVEDVGVDGLELNFGCPHGMAERGMGAASGQQPDLVEAQTYWVKEVARTPVIVKLTPNITDITVVARHAVKGGADAVSMINTINSLAGVDIHTWNTIPHVGGKGAHGGYCGPAVKPIALNMVAECARNPEVGVPISGIGGISTWQDVVEFMLMGATGIQVCTAAMHHGFRIVEDMIDGLTHYLDEKGLLSVTELIGQSVQRYSNWGDLNLNYKVVARINPDHCINCNKCHIACEDTSHQCIDMLTNEEGRDILQVREEDCVGCNLCSIVCPAEGAIEMVEVDSGLAPMTWNERQREIARMNGSYSEAEVV